A stretch of Bos taurus isolate L1 Dominette 01449 registration number 42190680 breed Hereford chromosome 5, ARS-UCD2.0, whole genome shotgun sequence DNA encodes these proteins:
- the PRPF40B gene encoding pre-mRNA-processing factor 40 homolog B isoform X7 encodes MSVPDSGPRPPAAPAPFPPGPPMMPPPFMPPPGIPPPFPPMGLPPMSQRPPAIPPMPPGIMPPMLPPMGAPPPLTQIPGMVPPMMPGMLMPAVPVTAATAPGADTASSAVAGTGPPRALWSEHVAPDGRIYYYNADDKQSVWEKPSVLKSKAELLLSQCPWKEYKSDTGKPYYYNNQSKESRWTRPKDLDDLEALVKQEAAGKQQQPQALQPQPPQPQPDPPPVPPGPTLLPTGLLEPEPGGSEDCAVSEAAQPLEQGFLQQPEEGPSSSAGQHQPPQQEEEESKPEPERSGLSWSNREKAKQAFKELLRDKAVPSNASWEQAMKMVVTDPRYSALPKLSEKKQAFNAYKAQREKEEKEEARLRAKEAKQTLQHFLEQHERMTSTTRYRRAEQTFGELEVWAVVPERDRKEVYDDVLFFLAKKEKEQAKQLRRRNIQALKSILDGMSSVNFQTTWSQAQQYLMDNPSFAQDHQLQNMDKEDALICFEEHIRALEREEEEERERARLRERRQQRKNREAFQTFLDELHETGQLHSMSTWMELYPAVSTDIRFANMLGQPGSTPLDLFKFYVEELKARFHDEKKIIKDILKDRGFCVEVNTAFEDFAHVISFDKRAAALDAGNIKLTFNSLLEKAEAREREREKEEARRLRRREAAFRSMLRQAVPALELGTAWEEVRERFVCDSAFEQITLESERIRLFREFLQVLETECQHLHSKGRKHGRKGKKHHRKRSHSPSGSESGDEELPPPSLRPPKRRRRNPSESGSEPSSSLDSVESGGAALGGRGSPSSRLLLGSGRKRREGRRTGLRLPQTDHGLRKAKKPKKKTKKRRHKSNSPESETDPEEKAAKESDEKEPEQDKDRDLRRAELPNRSPAFGVKKEKTGWDTSESELSEGELERRRRTLLQQLDDHQ; translated from the exons ATACCAGGAATGGTACCTCCCATGATGCCAGGAATGCTGATGCCAGCAGTGCCTGTCACCGCAGCG ACGGCTCCGGGTGCGGACACCGCCAGCT CTGCTGTGGCTGGGACAGGCCCTCCG aGGGCCCTGTGGAGCGAGCATGTAGCCCCTGACGGGCGCATCTACTACTACAACGCTGACGACAAGCAGTCCGTGTGGGAGAAGCCCAGCGTGCTCAAGTCCAAGGCAGAG CTCCTGCTGTCCCAGTGTCCCTGGAAAGAGTACAAGTCGGACACAGGCAAACCTTACTACTACAACAATCAGAGTAAGGAGTCCCGCTGGACCCGGCCCAAGGACCTGGATGACCTGGAGG CTCTAGTCAAACAAGAGGCTGCAGG GaaacagcagcagccacaggcacTACAGCCACAGCCTCCTCAGCCTCAGCCCGATCCCCCACCTGTGCCGCCAGGCCCCACCCTGCTGCCCACAGGCCTCCTAGAACCTGAGCCAGGTGGGAGTGAAGATTGCGCTGTGTCAGAGGCTGCCCAGCCCCTGGAACAGGGGTTCCTGCAGCAGCCAGAGGAGGGCCCCAGCAG TTCTGCTGGACAGCATCAGCCACCGCAGCAAGAGGAAGAAGAATCAAAACCGGAGCCGGAGAGGTCTGGCCTCAGTTGGAGCAACCGGGAGAAGGCAAAGCAGGCCTTCAAGGAGCTGCTGAGGGACAAG GCTGTCCCCTCCAATGCTTCGTGGGAACAGGCCATGAAGATGGTGGTCACTGACCCCCGTTACAG TGCCTTGCCCAAACTGAGTGAGAAAAAGCAGGCATTCAATGCCTACAAAGCGCAgcgggagaaggaggagaaggaagaggcccGGCTAAGAGCCAAGGAGGCCAAGCAGACCTTGCAGCATTTCCTGGAGCAGCATGAACGCATGACCTCCACTACCCGCTACCG GCGGGCAGAACAGACCTTTGGGGAGCTGGAGGTCTGGGCTGTGGTCCCTGAGAGGGATCGAAAAGAGGTTTATGATGATGTCCTCTTCTTCCTGGCCAAGAAAGAGAAG GAACAGGCCAAGCAGCTGCGGCGCCGCAACATCCAGGCCCTGAAGAGCATCCTAGATGGGATGAGTAGTGTCAACTTCCAAACAACATGGTCCCAGGCCCAGCAGTACCTCATGGATAACCCCAGCTTTGCTCAGGACCATCAGCTGCAGA ACATGGACAAGGAAGATGCGCTGATCTGCTTTGAGGAGCACATCCGAGctttggagagggaggaggaggaggagcgagAGCGAGCCCGACTTCGGGAGCGGCGCCAGCAGCGCAAGAACCGGGAAGCCTTCCAG ACCTTCCTGGATGAGCTGCACGAGACAGGGCAGCTGCACTCCATGTCCACCTGGATGGAGCTGTACCCAGCGGTCAGCACTGATATCCGCTTTGCCAACATGCTGGGCCAGCCGG gcTCCACCCCTCTGGACTTGTTCAAGTTCTATGTGGAAGAGTTGAAGGCCCGATTCCATGATGAGAAGAAGATCATAAAGGACATCCTTAAG GACCGGGGCTTCTGCGTGGAGGTGAACACAGCCTTCGAGGACTTCGCCCACGTCATAAGCTTTGACAAGAGGGCTGCTGCGCTGGATGCAGGCAACATCAAGCTGACTTTCAATAGT CTGCTGGAGAAAGCAGAGGCGCGCGAGAGAGAGCGGGAGAAGGAGGAGGCCCGGCGGCTGCGGCGCAGGGAAGCTGCCTTCCGAAGCATGCTGAGGCAGGCTGTGCCTGCTCTGGAGCTGGGCACGGCCTGGGAAGAG GTCCGTGAGCGCTTTGTGTGCGACTCAGCCTTTGAGCAGATCACCCTGGAGTCGGAGCGGATCCGGCTCTTTCGGGAGTTCCTGCAGGTACTGGAG ACGGAATGCCAGCACCTCCACAGCAAAGGCCGGAAACACGGCAGAAAGGGCAAGAAGCACCATCGCAAGCGTTCCCACTCACCTTCA GGCTCTGAGTCAGGAGATGAGGAGCTGCCCCCACCCTCTCTCCGGCCCCCCAAGCGGAGGCGACGGAACCCCTCGGAGTCAGGCTCTGAGCCCTCTTCCTCACTTGATTCTGTTGAAAGTGGGGGTGCTGCCCTTGGAGGACGGGGTTCCCCCTCCTCTCGCCTTCTCCTTGGATCAG GCAGGAAgcggagagaaggaaggaggactGGACTGAGACTTCCTCAGACAG ATCATGGTCTTCGGAAAgccaagaaaccaaaaaagaaaactaagaagagAAGACACAAGTCG AATAGTCCTGAGAGCGAGACAGACCCTGAGGAGAAAGCTGCCAAGGAGAGTGATGAGAAAGAACCGGAACAGGACAAGGACAGGGACCTCCGGCGGGCAGAGCTCCCTAACCGCTCCCCAGCCTTTGGAGTCAAGAAGGAGAAG ACGGGCTGGGACACGTCGGAAAGCGAGCTGAGTGAGGGTGAGCTGGAAAGACGGCGGCGGACGCTCTTGCAGCAGCTGGACGACCACCAGTGA
- the PRPF40B gene encoding pre-mRNA-processing factor 40 homolog B isoform X9, giving the protein MSVPDSGPRPPAAPAPFPPGPPMMPPPFMPPPGIPPPFPPMGLPPMSQRPPAIPPMPPGIMPPMLPPMGAPPPLTQIPGMVPPMMPGMLMPAVPVTAATAPGADTASSAVAGTGPPRALWSEHVAPDGRIYYYNADDKQSVWEKPSVLKSKAELLLSQCPWKEYKSDTGKPYYYNNQSKESRWTRPKDLDDLEALVKQEAAGKQQQPQALQPQPPQPQPDPPPVPPGPTLLPTGLLEPEPGGSEDCAVSEAAQPLEQGFLQQPEEGPSSSAGQHQPPQQEEEESKPEPERSGLSWSNREKAKQAFKELLRDKAVPSNASWEQAMKMVVTDPRYSALPKLSEKKQAFNAYKAQREKEEKEEARLRAKEAKQTLQHFLEQHERMTSTTRYRRAEQTFGELEVWAVVPERDRKEVYDDVLFFLAKKEKEQAKQLRRRNIQALKSILDGMSSVNFQTTWSQAQQYLMDNPSFAQDHQLQNMDKEDALICFEEHIRALEREEEEERERARLRERRQQRKNREAFQTFLDELHETGQLHSMSTWMELYPAVSTDIRFANMLGQPGSTPLDLFKFYVEELKARFHDEKKIIKDILKDRGFCVEVNTAFEDFAHVISFDKRAAALDAGNIKLTFNSLLEKAEAREREREKEEARRLRRREAAFRSMLRQAVPALELGTAWEEVRERFVCDSAFEQITLESERIRLFREFLQVLETECQHLHSKGRKHGRKGKKHHRKRSHSPSGSESGDEELPPPSLRPPKRRRRNPSESGSEPSSSLDSVESGGAALGGRGSPSSRLLLGSDHGLRKAKKPKKKTKKRRHKSNSPESETDPEEKAAKESDEKEPEQDKDRDLRRAELPNRSPAFGVKKEKTGWDTSESELSEGELERRRRTLLQQLDDHQ; this is encoded by the exons ATACCAGGAATGGTACCTCCCATGATGCCAGGAATGCTGATGCCAGCAGTGCCTGTCACCGCAGCG ACGGCTCCGGGTGCGGACACCGCCAGCT CTGCTGTGGCTGGGACAGGCCCTCCG aGGGCCCTGTGGAGCGAGCATGTAGCCCCTGACGGGCGCATCTACTACTACAACGCTGACGACAAGCAGTCCGTGTGGGAGAAGCCCAGCGTGCTCAAGTCCAAGGCAGAG CTCCTGCTGTCCCAGTGTCCCTGGAAAGAGTACAAGTCGGACACAGGCAAACCTTACTACTACAACAATCAGAGTAAGGAGTCCCGCTGGACCCGGCCCAAGGACCTGGATGACCTGGAGG CTCTAGTCAAACAAGAGGCTGCAGG GaaacagcagcagccacaggcacTACAGCCACAGCCTCCTCAGCCTCAGCCCGATCCCCCACCTGTGCCGCCAGGCCCCACCCTGCTGCCCACAGGCCTCCTAGAACCTGAGCCAGGTGGGAGTGAAGATTGCGCTGTGTCAGAGGCTGCCCAGCCCCTGGAACAGGGGTTCCTGCAGCAGCCAGAGGAGGGCCCCAGCAG TTCTGCTGGACAGCATCAGCCACCGCAGCAAGAGGAAGAAGAATCAAAACCGGAGCCGGAGAGGTCTGGCCTCAGTTGGAGCAACCGGGAGAAGGCAAAGCAGGCCTTCAAGGAGCTGCTGAGGGACAAG GCTGTCCCCTCCAATGCTTCGTGGGAACAGGCCATGAAGATGGTGGTCACTGACCCCCGTTACAG TGCCTTGCCCAAACTGAGTGAGAAAAAGCAGGCATTCAATGCCTACAAAGCGCAgcgggagaaggaggagaaggaagaggcccGGCTAAGAGCCAAGGAGGCCAAGCAGACCTTGCAGCATTTCCTGGAGCAGCATGAACGCATGACCTCCACTACCCGCTACCG GCGGGCAGAACAGACCTTTGGGGAGCTGGAGGTCTGGGCTGTGGTCCCTGAGAGGGATCGAAAAGAGGTTTATGATGATGTCCTCTTCTTCCTGGCCAAGAAAGAGAAG GAACAGGCCAAGCAGCTGCGGCGCCGCAACATCCAGGCCCTGAAGAGCATCCTAGATGGGATGAGTAGTGTCAACTTCCAAACAACATGGTCCCAGGCCCAGCAGTACCTCATGGATAACCCCAGCTTTGCTCAGGACCATCAGCTGCAGA ACATGGACAAGGAAGATGCGCTGATCTGCTTTGAGGAGCACATCCGAGctttggagagggaggaggaggaggagcgagAGCGAGCCCGACTTCGGGAGCGGCGCCAGCAGCGCAAGAACCGGGAAGCCTTCCAG ACCTTCCTGGATGAGCTGCACGAGACAGGGCAGCTGCACTCCATGTCCACCTGGATGGAGCTGTACCCAGCGGTCAGCACTGATATCCGCTTTGCCAACATGCTGGGCCAGCCGG gcTCCACCCCTCTGGACTTGTTCAAGTTCTATGTGGAAGAGTTGAAGGCCCGATTCCATGATGAGAAGAAGATCATAAAGGACATCCTTAAG GACCGGGGCTTCTGCGTGGAGGTGAACACAGCCTTCGAGGACTTCGCCCACGTCATAAGCTTTGACAAGAGGGCTGCTGCGCTGGATGCAGGCAACATCAAGCTGACTTTCAATAGT CTGCTGGAGAAAGCAGAGGCGCGCGAGAGAGAGCGGGAGAAGGAGGAGGCCCGGCGGCTGCGGCGCAGGGAAGCTGCCTTCCGAAGCATGCTGAGGCAGGCTGTGCCTGCTCTGGAGCTGGGCACGGCCTGGGAAGAG GTCCGTGAGCGCTTTGTGTGCGACTCAGCCTTTGAGCAGATCACCCTGGAGTCGGAGCGGATCCGGCTCTTTCGGGAGTTCCTGCAGGTACTGGAG ACGGAATGCCAGCACCTCCACAGCAAAGGCCGGAAACACGGCAGAAAGGGCAAGAAGCACCATCGCAAGCGTTCCCACTCACCTTCA GGCTCTGAGTCAGGAGATGAGGAGCTGCCCCCACCCTCTCTCCGGCCCCCCAAGCGGAGGCGACGGAACCCCTCGGAGTCAGGCTCTGAGCCCTCTTCCTCACTTGATTCTGTTGAAAGTGGGGGTGCTGCCCTTGGAGGACGGGGTTCCCCCTCCTCTCGCCTTCTCCTTGGATCAG ATCATGGTCTTCGGAAAgccaagaaaccaaaaaagaaaactaagaagagAAGACACAAGTCG AATAGTCCTGAGAGCGAGACAGACCCTGAGGAGAAAGCTGCCAAGGAGAGTGATGAGAAAGAACCGGAACAGGACAAGGACAGGGACCTCCGGCGGGCAGAGCTCCCTAACCGCTCCCCAGCCTTTGGAGTCAAGAAGGAGAAG ACGGGCTGGGACACGTCGGAAAGCGAGCTGAGTGAGGGTGAGCTGGAAAGACGGCGGCGGACGCTCTTGCAGCAGCTGGACGACCACCAGTGA